The following proteins come from a genomic window of Montipora capricornis isolate CH-2021 chromosome 9, ASM3666992v2, whole genome shotgun sequence:
- the LOC138016003 gene encoding neuromedin-U receptor 2-like: MNNSTDISVMREKPSLNYEAIPQVLPIAILILLTNGVVFVLFWKRRGLRTPSNYLLLSLAISDFMTGLINIPLFLSFSVLMAAHPIPELYNASDVFHKIISFSIAYHITAVTAEKYLAIVNPFGRMMRTKKTALKIALIIWFWSLLLGSAPAFWFNLWLEGEPFADHMQASYNIFCLVVVFLVPFIFILYAYCIMFRAIASRPGFQARKARKASKQEKDTTAFNKASNETKCLIILMSMAIAFAICWLPWFLLRLLYSLINIEWLQEEVVDPLKPMAHIFVIVRYLSSAINPLLYTFFKQDFWGAFRIVILKKDPKMLSKSIRMGAKKPRTSASQMSTLLLEDNTGKDSSSV, encoded by the coding sequence ATGAACAACTCAACTGACATATCAGTCATGAGGGAGAAGCCATCTTTAAACTACGAGGCGATTCCACAGGTTCTACCAATCGCAATTTTAATCTTGTTGACAAATGGAGTTGTGttcgttttgttttggaaaaggAGGGGCTTACGAACTCCATCGAACTACCTCTTGCTGAGCCTGGCCATCAGTGATTTCATGACTGGATTGATAAATATTCCTTTATTTCTCAGCTTCTCTGTTCTGATGGCTGCTCATCCAATTCCTGAGCTCTACAACGCTTCGGATGTATTTCATAAAATAATCTCATTCTCAATTGCATACCACATAACCGCTGTTACTGCAGAAAAGTACCTGGCAATAGTCAATCCGTTTGGGCGTATGATGAGAACCAAGAAAACCGCATTAAAAATTGCACTGATCATATGGTTTTGGTCTCTTTTATTGGGATCGGCACCAGCTTTTTGGTTTAACCTATGGCTTGAAGGAGAGCCATTTGCTGATCATATGCAAGCTTCATACAATATTTTTTGCCTGGTGGTCGTGTTTCTTGTACCTTTTATATTTATCCTATACGCCTACTGCATTATGTTCAGAGCCATAGCTTCTAGGCCGGGTTTCCAAGcaagaaaagcaagaaaagcaagcaagcaagaaaaGGATACTACAGCATTCAATAAGGCCTCCAACGAAACGAAATGCCTGATTATTCTGATGTCCATGGCTATAGCGTTCGCTATTTGTTGGTTACCTTGGTTTTTGTTGAGGTTATTGTATTCGCTCATTAACATTGAATGGCTGCAAGAAGAGGTCGTTGATCCTTTGAAACCAATGGCTCACATTTTCGTTATTGTAAGATACCTGAGCTCTGCCATCAATCCCTTGTTGTACACCTTCTTTAAACAAGACTTCTGGGGCGCCTTTCGTATCGTCATTTTGAAAAAGGACCCCAAAATGCTCTCTAAATCTATAAGAATGGGGGCAAAGAAACCCCGAACCTCAGCATCGCAGATGAGCACTCTGCTTCTGGAAGATAATACGGGAAAAGATAGCTCAAGTGTTTAA
- the LOC138016002 gene encoding neuromedin-U receptor 2-like: MNNSTDISVMREKPSLNYEAIPQVLPIAILILLTNGVVFVLFWKRRGLRTPSNYLLLSLAISDFMTGLINIPLFLSFSVLMAAHPIPELYNASDVFHKIISFSIAYHITAVTAEKYLAIVNPFGRMMRTKKTALKIALIIWFWSLLLGSAPAFWFNLWLEGEPFADHMQASYNIFCLVVVFLVPFIFILYAYCIMFRAIASRPGFQARKARKASKQEKDTTAFNKASNETKCLIILMSMAIAFAICWLPWFLLRLLYSLINIEWLQEEVVDPLKPMAHIFVIVRYLSSAINPLLYTFFKQDFWGAFRIVVLKKDSKMLSKSTRMGAKKPRTSASQMSTLLLEDNTRKDSSSV, translated from the coding sequence CCACAGGTTCTACCAATCGCAATTTTAATCTTGTTGACAAATGGAGTTGTGttcgttttgttttggaaaaggAGGGGCTTACGAACTCCATCGAACTACCTCTTGCTGAGCCTGGCCATCAGTGATTTCATGACTGGATTGATAAATATTCCTTTATTTCTCAGCTTCTCTGTTCTGATGGCTGCTCATCCAATTCCTGAGCTCTACAACGCTTCGGATGTATTTCATAAAATAATCTCATTCTCAATTGCATACCACATAACCGCTGTTACTGCAGAAAAGTACCTGGCAATAGTCAATCCGTTTGGGCGGATGATGAGAACCAAGAAAACCGCATTAAAAATTGCACTGATCATATGGTTTTGGTCTCTTTTATTGGGATCGGCACCGGCTTTTTGGTTTAACCTATGGCTTGAAGGAGAGCCATTTGCTGACCATATGCAAGCTTCATACAATATTTTTTGCCTGGTGGTCGTGTTTCTTGTACCTTTTATATTTATCCTATACGCCTACTGCATTATGTTCAGAGCCATAGCTTCTAGGCCGGGTTTCCAAGcaagaaaagcaagaaaagcaagcaagcaagaaaaGGATACTACAGCATTCAATAAGGCCTCCAACGAAACGAAATGCCTGATTATTCTGATGTCCATGGCTATAGCGTTCGCTATTTGTTGGTTACCTTGGTTTTTGTTGAGGTTATTGTATTCGCTCATTAACATTGAATGGCTGCAAGAAGAGGTCGTTGATCCTTTGAAACCAATGGCTCACATTTTCGTTATTGTAAGATACCTGAGCTCTGCCATCAATCCCTTGTTGTACACCTTCTTTAAACAAGACTTCTGGGGCGCCTTTCGTATCGTCGTTTTGAAAAAGGACTCCAAAATGCTCTCTAAATCTACAAGAATGGGGGCAAAGAAACCCCGAACCTCAGCATCGCAGATGAGCACTCTGCTTCTGGAAGATAATACGAGAAAAGATAGCTCAAGTGTTTAA